Proteins encoded in a region of the Drosophila sechellia strain sech25 chromosome 2L, ASM438219v1, whole genome shotgun sequence genome:
- the LOC6611577 gene encoding dual specificity protein phosphatase CDC14A isoform X3: MLDDDNSDLLVCASEMQEDRLYFVAFKKNIKPKNTVNTHYFSVDEEFIYENFYNDFGPLNICMLYRYCMKLNTKLNAKCHANKKIVHYTSMNPAKRLNAAYLIGSYAIIYLNKTPQEAYRPLVAGEIPAYTRFCDASYGPSNFKISLLDCLNAVHKGLQAGFFNFNDFDAEEYEYFERVENGDFNWIVPQKFIAFCGPHQKSKTLPNGYPCHAPERYFSYFRDNNVTTVIRLNAKVYHASSFENAGFDHKDLFFIDGSTPSDAIMKKFLSICETTKGAIAVHCKAGLGRTGSLIGAYIMKHYGFTALEAIAWLRLCRPGSVIGHQQQWMEDKQSWLWSEGERMRRRTSLPILQHTYGINSLELKKKLASAAADSVEHVDLLLTRVKGISQRVDTMHLNDLDAACADQTDEELSEQLRLERDERALYQSVEDPNCNNSDDNDTDTISAPADPPPTSSYTISTRRRKSPSGANKPTVIATSLRRLVNPNANRSTASGVYPTPELASCTEKKLRKPSANVFEAARHTIASTVRMTQTALEKKQAQTQGDKLNQIKALRRHHSRSVNVSSNSSEQESNLRHTRARSQPFRNNNNGVAGNTAMTALKPTSSGTGTAAILANNLNNNNDCGIGTSGSGNNNHNNNNNNSNLSNSLNNYNNNNNTTNNILASSGSSRTRSLALYSKRHKPA; this comes from the exons ATGTTGGACGATGACAACTCGGATCTGCTGGTCTGTGCATCAGAGATGCAAGAAG ACCGATtgtactttgtggccttcaagAAGAACATCAAGCCAAAGAACACGGTCAACACCCACTACTTCAGCGTCGATGAGGAATTCATCTATGAGAACTTCTACAACGACTTTGGTCCCCTCAACATATGCATGCTGTACAGATACTGCATGAAACTGAACACCAAGCTGAATGCCAAGTGCCATGCCAACAAAAAGATAGTTCACTACACCTCCATGAATCCGGCCAAGCGGTTGAACGCGGCCTATCTGATTGGTTCGTATGCA ATAATCTACCTAAATAAGACACCGCAAGAGGCATATCGGCCGCTGGTCGCTGGCGAGATTCCTGCCTACACACGCTTTTGTGATGCCAGCTACGGACCCAGCAACTTTAAGATTTCGTTGCTGGACTGCCTGAATGCTGTGCACAAAGGCCTGCAGGCGGGTTTCTTCAATTTCAACGACTTTGATGCTGAGGAGTATGAGTATTTCGAGCGCGTCGAGAACGGCGACTTCAACTGGATTGTGCCCCAGAAGTTTATAGCGTTTTGCGGGCCCCATCAGAAGAGCAAGACGCTGCCGAATGGATATCCGTGCCATGCACCTGAGCGCTACTTCAGCTATTTTCGGGATAATAATGTGACAACAGTGATTCGGCTGAATGCCAAAGTCTATCACGCATCGTCCTTTGAGAACGCTGGTTTCGATCACAAGGATCTGTTCTTCATCGATGGCAGCACGCCCAGCGATGCCATCATGAAAAAGTTCCTCTCCATTTGCGAGACGACAAAGGGAGCCATTGCAGTTCACTGCAAAGCGGGCTTGGGACGCACGGGCAGCCTGATAGGGGCATATATCATGAAGCATTACGGATTCACTGCTCTGGAGGCCATAGCCTGGCTGAGGCTCTGCCGGCCGGGATCGGTGATTGGACATCAGCAGCAGTGGATGGAAGA CAAACAAAGCTGGCTGTGGTCGGAGGGCGAACGAATGCGCCGGCGCACTTCGCTTCCCATCCTCCAGCATACGTACGGCATCAACAGCCTGGAGCTGAAGAAGAAACTGGCGTCGGCTGCCGCCGATTCCGTAGAGCACGTCGATCTGCTCCTAACCAGGGTGAAGGGCATTTCTCAGCGGGTGGATACGATGCACCTGAATGACTTAGATGCTGCTTGTGCGGATCAAACGGATGAAGAACTCTCGGAGCAGCTGCGATTGGAGCGGGACGAGAGAGCGCTGTATCAATCCGTTGAGGATCCCAATTGCAATAATAGCGATGACAACGATACGGACACGATCAGTGCACCAGCGGATCCGCCGCCTACCTCCAGCTATACAATATCCACGCGGCGTAGGAAATCTCCATCAGGCGCGAACAAGCCGACAGTGATAGCCACATCACTGAGGCGCCTGGTTAATCCCAATGCCAATCGCAGTACGGCATCTGGAGTTTATCCAACTCCTGAGTTGGCCAGctgcacggagaagaagttgCGCAAGCCAAGTGCAAATGTCTTCGAGGCAGCCCGACACACGATTGCATCCACCGTCAGGATGACGCAAACGGCGCTCGAGAAGAAGCAGGCCCAGACGCAGGGCGACAAGCTGAATCAGATCAAGGCGCTGCGAAGGCATCACTCGCGATCCGTTAATGTGAGCAGCAATAG CAGCGAACAGGAATCGAACCTGAGGCATACGAGGGCTCGATCCCAGCCGTTCCGGAACAATAACAATGGAGTGGCTGGAAACACAGCGATGACTGCCTTGAAGCCCACATCCTCCGGCACAGGGACAGCCGCTATTTTGGCCAACAATCTGAACAACAATAATGACTGCGGTATTGGGACGAGCGGCAGCGGCAATAataaccacaacaacaacaacaacaacagtaatCTAAGCAACTCCC